The proteins below are encoded in one region of Solenopsis invicta isolate M01_SB chromosome 8, UNIL_Sinv_3.0, whole genome shotgun sequence:
- the LOC105197169 gene encoding FK506-binding protein 15 isoform X1, translated as MSAQNQLPNLDKIFRDDDESDFIPSGGSNLAAIFGLQSKLTDSHSTKQMASKKNNIRYNIQQTVPSSKTEVLIAKAVHAFKLQNGQYTSVGKLGMALTGNVVTRLYQIILYKTKQEYISVATVTHDFAYTIQVNNYASYYDNNKENWSILFENNENYLEFAIEVGLARYFTLQEKGETVIYQDLMPSNKDMIAKEGDNICIRYFVGTEIVQPFKTNFTMSQTMTVEISTDENWERILLGSGKDLKRVLFLPPSKQISLGPGFPKERDVMLIIEITDIQAQEENPLTPKSSTSGKAAIISRMAKMGQPILPKMPLPSTTDSEDTEDDVPHKSSRHKRIEQSEGISQKKNLSHESLERKALQKTVESKTEVPYTDSSTCKPLIAASPLTPQWTPSYFTSKLQGHYVTMDNQMYPVTQTVNRTIPATLDPGMNMLLSETRIANAEIRMGMSKISDNIQKLLDKFHILELQNATTPTSDKATLDASWKMLLALNASQAGTKDNQLSKNADNDMPDEKIREAQIKISFLENDLKRSKEEKESLLQVNENLGKKLQELEARLTDTNNELKKTKEALEIAKNTIARCKEENTSLENTLSQCHTQHVLQADATSSRQKDVEKKNKEIKQIMNKTYHTLSEKLADESRSELSFDYVKSTIANTIKHITLQVLYEDSDEDTESKATKDVNTTIIKAADHQVEEPTIEKHIEKPSLNLYSNNNLSIKCTETSRSTTIMPIFENEPPPVPPEDIDDGDSD; from the exons ATGAGCGCCCAGAATCAGTTGCCAAATCTTGACAAGATCTTTCGGGATGATGACGAGTCTGACTTCATACCCTCGGGAGG GTCTAATCTGGCTGCTATTTTTGGGCTACAATCAAAACTTACAGATTCTCATTCCACTAAACAAATGGCATCTAAAAAGAACAATATTCGATATAACATACAACAAACTGTACCATCTTCTAAGACGGAAGTATTGATAGCCAAAGCAGTACATgcttttaaatt ACAAAATGGTCAATACACTTCTGTTGGGAAACTTGGTATGGCATTAACAGGCAATGTAGTGACAAGGCTTTatcagataattttatataagactAAGCAAGAGTACATATCTGTCGCTACAGTGACACATGACTTTGCCTACACTATACAAGTGAACAATTATGCTAGTTATTATgataataacaaagaaaattgGTCGATTTTATTTGAGAATAACGAAAATTACCTAGAATTTGCAATAGAAGTAGGACTAGCACGTTATTTTACACTGCAAGAGAAAGGAGAGACTGTAATTTACCAAGATCTAATGCCGAGTAATAAAGACATGATAGCTAAAGAGGGGGATAATATATGCATCAGATATTTTGTGGGGACTGAGATTGTACAACCTTTTAAAACCAACTTTACAATGTCACAGACAATGACAGTGGAAATATCAACAGACGAGAATTGGGAAAGAATTCTTTTGGGCAGTGGCAAGGATCTGAAAagagttttatttttaccacCTAGTAAACag ATTAGTTTAGGTCCTGGATTTCCTAAAGAGAGAGATGTTATGCTGATAATAGAGATAACTGATATACAAGCTCAGGAGGAAAATCCACTGACGCCTAAAAGTTCAACGAGTGGTAAAGCAGCTATAATATCGAGAATGGCTAAAATGGGTCAGCCTATTTTACCAAAAATGCCTCTACCCTCCACCACTGATTCCGAAGATACTGAG GATGATGTACCTCATAAATCTTCTCGTCACAAGAGG ATCGAACAATCAGAAGGAATTTCGCAAAAGAAGAATTTGTCCCATGAATCATTGGAAAGAAAGGCCCTTCAGAAAACTGTGGAATCTAAAACTGAAGTGCCTTATACAGATTCTAGTACTTGTAAGCCTCTAATTGCTGCATCTCCATTAACGCCACAATGGACTCCATCATATTTTACT TCAAAATTACAGGGACATTATGTAACGATGGACAATCAGATGTATCCCGTAACGCAGACTGTAAATCGTACAATACCGGCAACTTTGGATCCCGGAATGAATATGCTGCTATCAGAGACGAGAATAGCAAACGCAGAAATACGAATGGGAATGTCCAAAATATCTGATAATatccaaaaattattagataag TTCCATATACTTGAACTTCAAAATGCGACAACTCCTACAAGTGATAAAGCAACTTTGGATGCTTCTTGGAAAATGCTCTTAGCTCTTAATGCATCTCAAGCAGGAACAAAGGATAATCAATTATCAAAAAATGCTGACAACGATATGCCCGATGAGAAAATTCGTGAGGCACAGATCAAAATAAGTTTCttagaaaatgatttaaaaagatCAAAAG aagaaaaagaatcacTGTTACAAGTTAATGAAAATCTGGGCAAGAAACTTCAAGAATTGGAAGCAAGATTAACCGATACAAATAATGAGTTGAAGAAAACTAAAGAAGCCTTAGAAATAGCTAAAAATACAATTGCACGGTGTAAAGAAGAAAATACTAGTCTAGAAAATACACTTTCTCAGTGTCATACACAGCACGTTCTACAAGCTGACGCAACATCTTCCAGACAGAAAGAT GTTGAGAAGAAGAACAAAGAAATTAagcaaataatgaataaaacataCCATACATTATCAGAAAAACTTGCGGATGAATCACGTTCTGAACTATCCTTTGATTATGTAAAATCAACCATTGCAAATACAATAAAg CATATCACTTTACAAGTACTGTATGAAGATTCTGACGAAGATACAGAATCTAAAGCAACTAAAGATGTGAATACCACAATTATCAAAGCTGCTGATCATCAAGTTGAGGAACCAACAATTGAGAAACATATCGAGAAGCCATCATTAAAcctatatagtaataataatctttcGATAAAATGCACCGAAACTTCACGATCTACTACG aTTATGCCTATATTTGAAAATGAACCACCACCTGTTCCTCCTGAGGACATTGATGATGGCGATAGTGATTGA
- the LOC105197169 gene encoding FK506-binding protein 15 isoform X2 — translation MSAQNQLPNLDKIFRDDDESDFIPSGGSNLAAIFGLQSKLTDSHSTKQMASKKNNIRYNIQQTVPSSKTEVLIAKAVHAFKLQNGQYTSVGKLGMALTGNVVTRLYQIILYKTKQEYISVATVTHDFAYTIQVNNYASYYDNNKENWSILFENNENYLEFAIEVGLARYFTLQEKGETVIYQDLMPSNKDMIAKEGDNICIRYFVGTEIVQPFKTNFTMSQTMTVEISTDENWERILLGSGKDLKRVLFLPPSKQISLGPGFPKERDVMLIIEITDIQAQEENPLTPKSSTSGKAAIISRMAKMGQPILPKMPLPSTTDSEDTEDDVPHKSSRHKRIEQSEGISQKKNLSHESLERKALQKTVESKTEVPYTDSSTCKPLIAASPLTPQWTPSYFTGHYVTMDNQMYPVTQTVNRTIPATLDPGMNMLLSETRIANAEIRMGMSKISDNIQKLLDKFHILELQNATTPTSDKATLDASWKMLLALNASQAGTKDNQLSKNADNDMPDEKIREAQIKISFLENDLKRSKEEKESLLQVNENLGKKLQELEARLTDTNNELKKTKEALEIAKNTIARCKEENTSLENTLSQCHTQHVLQADATSSRQKDVEKKNKEIKQIMNKTYHTLSEKLADESRSELSFDYVKSTIANTIKHITLQVLYEDSDEDTESKATKDVNTTIIKAADHQVEEPTIEKHIEKPSLNLYSNNNLSIKCTETSRSTTIMPIFENEPPPVPPEDIDDGDSD, via the exons ATGAGCGCCCAGAATCAGTTGCCAAATCTTGACAAGATCTTTCGGGATGATGACGAGTCTGACTTCATACCCTCGGGAGG GTCTAATCTGGCTGCTATTTTTGGGCTACAATCAAAACTTACAGATTCTCATTCCACTAAACAAATGGCATCTAAAAAGAACAATATTCGATATAACATACAACAAACTGTACCATCTTCTAAGACGGAAGTATTGATAGCCAAAGCAGTACATgcttttaaatt ACAAAATGGTCAATACACTTCTGTTGGGAAACTTGGTATGGCATTAACAGGCAATGTAGTGACAAGGCTTTatcagataattttatataagactAAGCAAGAGTACATATCTGTCGCTACAGTGACACATGACTTTGCCTACACTATACAAGTGAACAATTATGCTAGTTATTATgataataacaaagaaaattgGTCGATTTTATTTGAGAATAACGAAAATTACCTAGAATTTGCAATAGAAGTAGGACTAGCACGTTATTTTACACTGCAAGAGAAAGGAGAGACTGTAATTTACCAAGATCTAATGCCGAGTAATAAAGACATGATAGCTAAAGAGGGGGATAATATATGCATCAGATATTTTGTGGGGACTGAGATTGTACAACCTTTTAAAACCAACTTTACAATGTCACAGACAATGACAGTGGAAATATCAACAGACGAGAATTGGGAAAGAATTCTTTTGGGCAGTGGCAAGGATCTGAAAagagttttatttttaccacCTAGTAAACag ATTAGTTTAGGTCCTGGATTTCCTAAAGAGAGAGATGTTATGCTGATAATAGAGATAACTGATATACAAGCTCAGGAGGAAAATCCACTGACGCCTAAAAGTTCAACGAGTGGTAAAGCAGCTATAATATCGAGAATGGCTAAAATGGGTCAGCCTATTTTACCAAAAATGCCTCTACCCTCCACCACTGATTCCGAAGATACTGAG GATGATGTACCTCATAAATCTTCTCGTCACAAGAGG ATCGAACAATCAGAAGGAATTTCGCAAAAGAAGAATTTGTCCCATGAATCATTGGAAAGAAAGGCCCTTCAGAAAACTGTGGAATCTAAAACTGAAGTGCCTTATACAGATTCTAGTACTTGTAAGCCTCTAATTGCTGCATCTCCATTAACGCCACAATGGACTCCATCATATTTTACT GGACATTATGTAACGATGGACAATCAGATGTATCCCGTAACGCAGACTGTAAATCGTACAATACCGGCAACTTTGGATCCCGGAATGAATATGCTGCTATCAGAGACGAGAATAGCAAACGCAGAAATACGAATGGGAATGTCCAAAATATCTGATAATatccaaaaattattagataag TTCCATATACTTGAACTTCAAAATGCGACAACTCCTACAAGTGATAAAGCAACTTTGGATGCTTCTTGGAAAATGCTCTTAGCTCTTAATGCATCTCAAGCAGGAACAAAGGATAATCAATTATCAAAAAATGCTGACAACGATATGCCCGATGAGAAAATTCGTGAGGCACAGATCAAAATAAGTTTCttagaaaatgatttaaaaagatCAAAAG aagaaaaagaatcacTGTTACAAGTTAATGAAAATCTGGGCAAGAAACTTCAAGAATTGGAAGCAAGATTAACCGATACAAATAATGAGTTGAAGAAAACTAAAGAAGCCTTAGAAATAGCTAAAAATACAATTGCACGGTGTAAAGAAGAAAATACTAGTCTAGAAAATACACTTTCTCAGTGTCATACACAGCACGTTCTACAAGCTGACGCAACATCTTCCAGACAGAAAGAT GTTGAGAAGAAGAACAAAGAAATTAagcaaataatgaataaaacataCCATACATTATCAGAAAAACTTGCGGATGAATCACGTTCTGAACTATCCTTTGATTATGTAAAATCAACCATTGCAAATACAATAAAg CATATCACTTTACAAGTACTGTATGAAGATTCTGACGAAGATACAGAATCTAAAGCAACTAAAGATGTGAATACCACAATTATCAAAGCTGCTGATCATCAAGTTGAGGAACCAACAATTGAGAAACATATCGAGAAGCCATCATTAAAcctatatagtaataataatctttcGATAAAATGCACCGAAACTTCACGATCTACTACG aTTATGCCTATATTTGAAAATGAACCACCACCTGTTCCTCCTGAGGACATTGATGATGGCGATAGTGATTGA